The Allostreptomyces psammosilenae sequence ACCCGGACAACACCGGTCCCTCGGAGGAGGGCGTGCTGCCGGCGACCGGCTCCGTCGCGGCGCTGATCACCGAGGCCACCGGCGTCGAGCCGTACTTCGTCGGCAAGCCGAACCCGCTGATGATGCGCGAGGCCCTGAACACCCTCTCGGCGCACTCCGAGACCACCGCGATGATCGGCGACCGCATGGACACCGACGTGGTGGCCGGCATGGAGGCGGGCCTGCGCACCTTCCTGGTCCTCACCGGCACCACGACGCGGGAGCAGGTGGACCGCTTCCCGTACCGGCCCACCAAGGTCGTCGAGTCGATCGCCGACGTGGTGGCGATGGTCTGAGCGCCGAGGCCCGACTCGGGGCGGCCCCGGACGGCGGCCCGGTGACGGCACGGTGGTGCCCCCGGGCGGCCGGCGGCCAGGGGACGCCCAGAGGAGGGCCAGAGCGGTGCCCGGCCCCCGCCCGTTTCGCCGCCGAACACACGGTTTCGGCCGCCGGGGACGGGCGTGTTCCCGCACGTTCCCCTATCGGAGTGTGCCGCAAGGCTCTACCGTGGGTCACGGCGAGCGCCTCGCGCGGATTCGGCCCGCAGCACCCGGGCGGGCCGGCGCGCGGAGGCAGTCCGGACTCGCCGAGCCCAGCGGGCTGACCCCCGCATCCTCCTGAGAAGGAACACGCCGGATGACGACATCCGAGGCCGGTCGCAGTGGCAGGGCAGGGGACGTCTCCGGCGGCGACCCCGCCGGTCGTGACGCTTCCCGGCCGGAGGCGTCCGGCGGTGGGCGGGGGGTGCCGCGCCCACGGAACCGGGCCGACGCCGTGCACCGGCCGGCGACTCCGACCGCCGCCGTCGCGGGCAACCCGCAGCGGGTGCGCGGCGGCGCCGGTCCCGCGCCCCGCGCCGGGACGGCCCCCGACGCCGGCGCCGAGACCGCCCATGAGGCCGACACCACCCCTGACGCCGAGGCGGCCCCCGACGCCCACGCCGAGGCCGACGCGGCCGGCCCGGACACCGCGGGCGCGGCCGAACTGCTGCGGGACGTGCTGCTGCCCGCCGGCACGCCCGGCCTGGTCGCGGTCGAGACGGCGGTCGCCCACCGCCGGGCCGCCGCGCACGGCGCGGTCGGCGGCGACTGGCTGGACGTGATCAAGCTGCCGGGCGGCCGAGTCGGGCTCGTCGCCGGCGACGTCTTCGGGCGCGGCCTGCGCGCCGCCGCGCTGATGGGGCAGCTGCGCGCCACCGTGCTCAGCCTCGCCGTGCTGGACATGATGCCCTCGCTGCTGCTGCGTCACCTCGACGACGTGGTGCACCGGCTGGGCAGCGACTCCTACGCCACCTGCCTCTACGCCGTCTACGACCCGATCGCCAAGGAGTGCCGGGTCTCCTCGGCCGGCCACCAGCCGCCGGTGCTGATCCGCCCGGGGCGCTCCCCCGAGTCCCTGCCGCTGCCCTGCGGCGCCCCGCTGGGGATCGGCGGCGTGCCGTTCTCCACCGTCACGGTGCCGATCCCGGACGGCAGCCTGCTGGCGTTGGTCACCGATCCGCTCTCCGACGTCCGGGTCGAGTACGCGGCCGAGCGCGCGGCGGCCGAGCGCGCCGCGACGGAGCGGGCGGCGGCGGTCGGCGGGGAGCGGGCGGGCGTCCAGGACGTCCCGGATGCCCCGGGCGTCCCGGACAAGGTCGAGCCGACGCTGCTGCCGGACCTGCTCGCCCGCCTCGGCGAAGGGCTGGCCGTGCCCCCGGCGGCGGCCGGCTCGTGGGGCGGCGGCCCGGCCGGTCCCGCCGGCGGCCAGGCGGAACCACCACCGGGCCTGCAGCCGCTGTGTGACGCCACGGCGGACGCCCTGCACGCCGCCGAACCGGCCGACGAGGTCGGGGTCCTGCTGGCCCGGCTGCGCGGGCTGCCGCCCTCGCACGTGGCCGGCTGGCAGCTGGCGCTGGACCCCCGCGAGGTCCGCCGGGCGC is a genomic window containing:
- a CDS encoding ATP-binding SpoIIE family protein phosphatase codes for the protein MTTSEAGRSGRAGDVSGGDPAGRDASRPEASGGGRGVPRPRNRADAVHRPATPTAAVAGNPQRVRGGAGPAPRAGTAPDAGAETAHEADTTPDAEAAPDAHAEADAAGPDTAGAAELLRDVLLPAGTPGLVAVETAVAHRRAAAHGAVGGDWLDVIKLPGGRVGLVAGDVFGRGLRAAALMGQLRATVLSLAVLDMMPSLLLRHLDDVVHRLGSDSYATCLYAVYDPIAKECRVSSAGHQPPVLIRPGRSPESLPLPCGAPLGIGGVPFSTVTVPIPDGSLLALVTDPLSDVRVEYAAERAAAERAATERAAAVGGERAGVQDVPDAPGVPDKVEPTLLPDLLARLGEGLAVPPAAAGSWGGGPAGPAGGQAEPPPGLQPLCDATADALHAAEPADEVGVLLARLRGLPPSHVAGWQLALDPREVRRARSLTGGKLYDWGLEPFSATVELIVSELVTNAIRHAHRHHVELRLIRAGNLLVGEITDDNHDFPALVEWGGEREDGWGLRVVSRLATQWGSARGSTGKTVWFEVLLVPSEREEIEQP